One window of the Cryptomeria japonica chromosome 7, Sugi_1.0, whole genome shotgun sequence genome contains the following:
- the LOC131056233 gene encoding uncharacterized protein LOC131056233, translated as MEREWKREPTMGGRWRFQTRDSFTYPRWDRFDSWGIRDGRSRHRQNNYQRNPRAINNHLQWQRQRRVFQKQPVFDMCGSESPLCKHCTYPNNIPIKGNGVPFNPNAQKEVSQKMNKDPRRLIDRYTNHFPNVQAEWENQRKLHPTLQQAVHSEGGDHSKIIGNGVSFNSNAQKEASQKMNKDSQRLFDRNTNRSPNGQAGWENQRQLHPILHQVVQPESGDHSIFILERMINAQVEDLKSRALIGKIVDFVPDQNFICQWVGKNWEGVTDSFCIDNGEGFFMVLFEDNESRDRIHRKKDWFIAGRGLITQIWYPNFIPSQSFCSIVPVWISFPSLPLEYRDT; from the coding sequence ATGGAGCGGGAATGGAAAAGGGAACCCACAATGGGAGGTCGCTGGAGATTTCAGACGAGGGATTCCTTTACCTATCCTCGGTGGGATCGTTTTGACAGTTGGGGGATCAGGGACGGCAGGTCACGGCATAGGCAGAATAACTACCAGAGAAATCCAAGGGCCATAAACAATCACTTGCAATGGCAGAGGCAGAGAAGGGTTTTCCAGAAACAACCCGTTTTTGACATGTGTGGCTCAGAGTCTCCACTGTGTAAGCACTGCACCTACCCCAATAACATTCCCATTAAGGGGAATGGAGTCCCTTTCAACCCAAATGCACAGAAGGAGGTTTCTCAAAAGATGAACAAGGACCCACGGAGGCTGATCGATAGGTACACAAATCATTTTCCCAACGTACAGGCTGAGTGGGAGAACCAAAGAAAACTTCATCCTACTCTACAGCAAGCTGTTCACTCAGAAGGTGGAGACCATAGTAAAATTATTGGGAATGGAGTCTCTTTCAACTCAAATGCACAGAAGGAGGCTTCACAAAAGATGAACAAGGACTCACAGAGGCTGTTCGATAGGAACACAAATCGTTCCCCTAACGGACAGGCTGGGTGGGAGAACCAAAGACAGCTTCATCCTATTCTACACCAAGTTGTTCAACCAGAAAGCGGAGACCATAGCATATTTATTCTCGAAAGGATGATTAATGCTCAGGTAGAAGACCTAAAATCTCGGGCCCTAATCGGTAAGATAGTTGATTTTGTCCCTGATCAGAATTTTATTTGTCAATGGGTGGGAAAGAATTGGGAAGGGGTTACGGATTCCTTTTGTATAGATAATGGGGAGGGGTTTTTCATGGTACTTTTTGAAGACAATGAGTCACGAGATAGGATCCACAGAAAAAAGGACTGGTTTATTGCTGGTAGAGGCTTGATTACTCAGATCTGGTATCCAAACTTCATTCCCAGCCAAAGTTTTTGTTCCATTGTCCCGGTGTGGATCTCCTTCCCTTCTCTGCCTCTGGAATATAGGGACACATAG